A genome region from Arachis duranensis cultivar V14167 chromosome 6, aradu.V14167.gnm2.J7QH, whole genome shotgun sequence includes the following:
- the LOC107493557 gene encoding uncharacterized protein LOC107493557 encodes MGRPWYENGKFLKKKNIFTDFIACAEYLIENKFCSKESLCIGGRSAGGLLIGAVLNMRPDLFKAAVAGVPFVDVLTTMLDPTIPLTTSEWKEWGDPRKEEFYFYIKSYFPVDDVKAQNYPHILVTAGLNDPRVIYSEPSKFVAKMRDMKTDDNILLFKCELGAGHFSKPGRFEKLQEDAFTYIFILKALNMMNELKF; translated from the exons ATGGGGAGGCCGTGGTATGAGAATGGGAAATTTCTGAAGAAAAAGAACATCTTCACTGATTTTATTGCTTGTGCTGAATATTTGATTGAGAACAAATTTTGTTCTAAGGAAAGTCTGTGCATTGGGGGAAGAAGTGCTGGAGGTTTGCTAATTGGTGCAGTTCTTAATATGAGACCAGATTTATTCAAGGCAGCTGTTGCTGGAGTACCTTTTGTGGATGTTTTGACAACTATGCTTGATCCAACTATTCCTCTCACCACTTCAGAATGGAAG GAATGGGGTGACCCTAGGAAGGAAGAATTTTACTTCTACATAAAGTCATATTTCCCCGTTGATGAT GTGAAGGCACAGAATTATCCACACATTCTTGTCACTGCTGGATTAAATG ACCCACGGGTTATCTATTCTGAACCTTCAAAGTTCGTGGCAAAGATGAGGGATATGAAGACTGATGATAACATACTGCTTTTTAAATGCGAACTTGGTGCTGGCCATTTTTCAAAGCCGGGGAG ATTTGAGAAGCTCCAAGAAGATGCCTTCACTTATATCTTCATCCTGAAGGCTCTAAATATGATGAACGAGCTCAAGTTTTAA
- the LOC107493566 gene encoding uncharacterized protein LOC107493566 — translation MNDNAINFIHCALNEHDYMKISTCETAKEIWDKLQITYEGIDHVKESKVFMLVHEWENFKMKDEESIEEALERLSKIFNNLSMLGTKYNDKQIVTKVLTSLTLKWNSKVNAILEGRLYDQLTFVQLRGNLLTYKMTMLNSQKGEESKKKSLALKTTSLQEESDDNEEEGDEEFALLLKRFNKFAMKKNFKSKTKVPKCYECGEVGHIKPNCPKLQKEDKNKKFKKKEKAYISWENEDESDSDDDEVANLCLMASEEKVSDDNSTSFNLQDEYDALLEVYTKLTQDYSLLKKKNMDLLKQNEMLKNENINLGKDKCSTSSDPYKSCKMHENEITNLKNTLAKFNESSKNLDKMLKNQKHVHNKEGLGFEKGKFKNAKTPIRQPQAQKASMPKRNEAFKHPPQHASFRNYNHNAYRSKDVAFRKQPRQPFRNMHRMHNPNVICHYCNKVGHIAPVQFEA, via the exons ATGAATGATAATGCCATCAACTTCATTCATTGTGCACTTAACGAGCATGATTATATGAAGATCTCTACATGTGAAACCGCTAAAGAGATTTGGGAtaaactccaaatcacttacgaAGGAATCGACCACGTTAAAGAATCAAAGGTATTTATGTTGGTTCATGAAtgggaaaattttaaaatgaaagatGAAGAGAGCATTGAAGAAGCTCTTGAAAGACTCTCCAAGATCTTCAACAATCTAAGCATGCTTGGTACAAAATATAATGATAAACAAATTGTGACCAAGGTGCTTACAAGCCTTACACTAAAATGGAACTCCAAAGTGAACGCCATTTTGGAAGGAAGGCTCTATGATCAACTTACATTTGTTCAACTACGAGGTAATCTTCTCACCTATAAAATGACTATGCTAAATAGCCAAAAAGGTGaagaaagcaagaagaaaagTCTTGCCCTTAAAACAACATCACTGCAAGAAGAGAGTGatgataatgaagaagaaggagatgaaGAATTTGCACTCTTATTGAAAAGATTCAATAAGTTTGCAATGAAGAAAAACTTCAAGAGCAAAACAAAGGTACCAAAATGCTATGAGTGTGGAGAAGTTGGACACATCAAACCCAATTGTCCAAAACTTCAAAAGGAggacaaaaacaagaaatttaagaagaaggagaaagcatACATATCATGGGAGAACGAGGATGAATCCGACTCCGATGACGACGAGGTTGCAAATCTTTGCTTAATGGCAAGCGAAGAAAAGGTTAGTGATGACAACTCCACTTCTTTTAATTTACAAGATGAATATGATGCCTTACTTGAGGTGTACACAAAACTTACCCAAGATTATTCTCtcctaaagaaaaagaatatggatcttttaaaacaaaatgaGATGTTGAAAAACGAGAATATCAATCTTGGAAAAGATAAGTGTAGCACAAGTAGTGATCCATACAAATCTTgtaaaatgcatgaaaatgaaattacaaaTCTTAAGAACACTTTAGCTAAGTTCAATGAATCTTCAAAGAACTTAGATAAAATGTTGAAAAACCAAAAGCATGTTCATAATAAGGAAGGTTtaggttttgaaaaaggaaaatttaaaaatgctaAAACTCCTATTAGGCAACCGCAAGCCCAAAAGGCAAGCATGCCTAAAAGGAATGAAGCCTTTAAACATCCTCCTCAACATGCTtcatttagaaattataatcacAATGCATATAGATCAAAAGATGTTGCATTTAGGAAACAACCTAGGCAACCATTTAGAAACATGCATAGGATGCATAATCCAAATGTCATATGTCATTATTGTAATAAAGTAGGTCATATAGCACCC GTACAATTTGAAGCTTAG